A window of Variovorax paradoxus EPS genomic DNA:
CGGGCACCGGCACGGTGCCGCCGCCGGCGGCCGGCGCGGTGATCGATAGCTTGGGCGGCTCGAGGTTGCCGTGCAGGTCGTTGAACGCGATGAGCTTCACGTCGATGCTGCCCGGCGTGGCCGGCGCAGGGGGAGGCGCGGGTGTGGGCGGCGGTGCCGACGGAAGAAAGGGAAAGAAATTGCTCGAACTGCCACTGCCGCCGCAAGCGGACAAGGTGGCCAGGACGACACCCGCCAGCGCGACATGTTTCAACGATGTCGAGCCAGTCCACCACCTGGTCGGCCTCGCCGCCGAGCCTTGCAGCCGCGCCCTCGGCCAGCGCCCGCTGCGTGGCCGCGTCTCTCACCTGGCCCTGCAGGATGATGCCGTTGCCGTGCCATCGGATCTCGAGCGGCGGGCCTGCCGCTCGCGAGGTTCTCGCGGTGAAGTGCCACGCAACGGCCAGCACGATCAGGCAGGCGACCGCCGATGCGATGAGGACGGGTCGCAGGTGAATGCGGCGTGGTGATTCCAAGGCCGCGAGGGTGCCATGCGCTGCGTGACACGGTTGTGACCGTCCCCTCGTCGCAGGTAGACTGATTCGATGCCCCCCGAAGCTCTGCTCGCCCACTACGACAAGGCCGCGCCATGGCCCGCCGACCGCCCTGTCCGCGGCCCTGCCGAGTTCGAGGCCCTCTTCCACTCGCTGGCTATCACCCTGCACTGAACGGACCGATGCGGCCCGACCTCGATTCCCTCGCGCTCTTTCTGAGCGCCCTCGAATCCGGCAGCCTCTCGAAAGCTGCCGAAGAGCATCACATGGTGCTGTCGGCCGCGAGCCGCCGCATCCGCATCCTCGAGACCGAGTTCGGCGTGCCGCTCTTCCAGCGCACCTCCAAGGGCGTGACGGTGACCGGTGCGGGCGAGTCGCTGGCCATCCATGCGCGGCTCATCCTGCGCGACGTCGATCGCATGCGCGCCGATCTTTCGGACTACGCACAGGGCGCGACCGGCCGCGTGCGGCTGCAGGCCAATGCATCGGCCATGGGCCAGTTCCTGCCCGACGACGTGGCGAGCTTTCGCCGCAGCTATCCCGAGATTCGCGTCGACGTGGAGGAGCACCGCAGCGTGTGGATCGTGCAGGCGATCCGCGACCGGCAGGCCGATGTCGGCGTGATCACCGGCGACACCGCGGACACGACGCTCAACTTCATTCCCTACCGCATGGACAGGCTGGTGGCCATCGTCCATCGCAAGCACCCGTACCGCAACCGCGAGGTGTCGTTCGCGGAACTGCTCGACTTCGATTTCGTCGGCCTGGAGAACGACTCGGCCATCGCCCGCACCATCGAGGATGCGGCGGTCGCCGCGCGCAAGGTGCTGCGCCTGCGCGTGAAGGTCAAGAGTTTCGAGGCGGTGTGCCGGATGATCGAAGCCGGCATGGGCGTGGGCATCCTGCCCGAGGGCGCGGCTGCCACGTATCGCAAGGAAATGGGCCTGCGCTTCTTGAATCTGTCCGACGCTTGGGCGTCGCGCCGCATGTACCTCTGCACACGGCAGGAGACGCTGACTTTCCCGCAGCGCCGGCTGGTCGATCACTTGCTCTCGCGCTACGTGCCGTAGCGCGAGGCGCGCTTTACTTACTTCTTCAGCGCTTCCACCAGGTCGAGCACCATGCGGTCCGGACCGAAGGTGTCGATGCCGTGCGTCAACAGCTTCTCGACAGCCTCGGCGATGCCGTGGCTGGCCGACGACTGCTGCGCCATGTCGTTGTAGTAGCCCAAGTCCTTCTTGGCATTGGCCATCGAGAACTTCAGCGAATCGGTGCTGCCGGTCAGGAGCTTGGGCTTGACGCGTTCCAGCGCCACACCGTTGCCGCCGCCCTTGGCGAGCACATCGACGAATACATCGGGCGCCACGCCAGCGCGCTCTGCACAGGCGGCCGCTTCGCACAGCAGCGCGACGGTGCCGAGCGACACGAAGTTGTGCAGCAGCTTCATCGCATGGCCCGCGCCGATGCCGCCCACGTGCGTGATGTTCTCGGCAAAGCAGCGCAGGAGCGGCAGGCACGAGGCCAGCACTTCGGCATCGCCGCCCACCAGCAGGTTGAGCCGGCCTTCGGCGGCTTCCTTGGCGGTGCGCGTCATCGGCGCATCGAGGAACTTGCCGCCCTTGGCCTGCACGGCTTGCGCGACCTTGGTGGTGGAGTCGGGCACGGCGGTCGAGCAGTCGATCACCACGGTGCCGGGGCGGAGACTTGCGAGCGCGCCCTTTTCACCCAACATCACCGCCTCGACTTGCGGCGTGCCGGTGACGCAGAGGATCAGCACGTCGACATCGGCAGCCAGTGCCATCACGTCCGACACCGCCGTGGCGCCGGCCGCGAGCAGCGCGCCAACGGGCTGGTTGCCTGGGTGATCGAGGATGGTCAGCTTGTGGCCGTGCTTGACGATGTTCTGCGCGATGCCGCTGCCCATCAGGCCGACGCCGACCAGGCCGACGCGGCGGGGTTCTTGTGCTTCTTGTGCGTTCGTGTTCATGGGTTCACCCGTGTTTGATGGCGATGGTCTTGAGGGTCGTGAAGCCTAGCAGGGCTTCGAAACCCTTCTCGCGTCCGAAGCCACTCGACTTGACGCCGCCGAACGGCAGCTCCACGCCGCCCGCCGCACCGTAGTTATTGATGAAGACCTGCCCGCAGTGCAGCTTGTTCGCTACGCGCAATTGCCGGCCACCGTCGCGCGTCCAGACGCCGGCCACCAGGCCAAAGTCGGTGCCGTTGGCAAGGCGGATTGCCTCGGCCTCGTCGGCGAAGGGCATCACGGCCAGCACGGGGCCAAAGACTTCGCGCTGTGCGAGTTCGCTGTCCGCGGGCACGTCGCGGAACAGCACGGCCTCCTGGTAGAAGCCATTTGCTGATGCGCTCGGCGCCACCGTACCGCGCGCCGCTACCTTCACGCCGTTCGCCTCGGCGGTCGCGACCATGTCCCGCACCTGGCGGAACTGCTTTTCGTTGATGAGCGGGCCCATGTCCAGATCGTCGGCAGGCGGGCCCGAACGCACGGCCGAGAAGCGCTCGGCCAGCCGCTTCACGACTTCTTCGTACACCGATTGCTCGACCAGCACGCGGCTGCCTGCCGAGCAGGTCTGGCCGGCGTTCTGGATGATCGCGTTGAGCAGCACGGGCACGGCCGCATCGAGGTCGGCATCGGCGAAGACGAGCTGCGGCGACTTGCCGCCCAGCTCCAGGGTGACGGGGCAATGGCGCTCAGCCGCCGCGAGACCGACGCTGCGGCCCGTGACGGTCGAGCCGGTGAACGAGATGTGGTCGATGCCCGGATGCGCGCACAGCGCGGCGCCCGCCTCACTGCCATAGCCCGTCACCACATTGAGCGCGCCCGCGGGAAAGCCCACCTCGGTCGCGATTTCCGCGAGGCGCAGCAGCGAGAGGCTCGCGTCCTCCGCCGGCTTGACCACGCAGGCGTTGCCGGCTGCGAGCGATGCGCCCACGCTGCGGCCCGCGATCTGCATCGGGTAGTTCCAGGGAATGATGTGCCCGGTCACGCCGTGCGGCATGCGCACCGTCAGCACCGTGTAGCCGCGCTCGTAAGGCAGCGTGTCGCCGTGCAGCTTGTCGCAGGCGCCGGCGTAGTACTCGAAGTAGCGCGCGAGCGCGGTGGCGTCGTTGCGCGCCACGCGCAGCGCCTTGCCGGTGTCGCGCGCTTCGAGCTGCGCGAGCTCCTCGTGGTGCTGCATCACCGCGGCGCCCAGCTTCGCGAGCAGGCGGCCGCGTTCCAGCGCGGTCATCGCGCCCCAGGGGCCGTCGAAGTTCTCGCCCATGGCCTTGCGTGCGGCGCGGACCGCGGCGTCGACGTCGGCTGCGTTGCCGCGTGCGATCTCGCCGAAGCGCTGGCCGTCGCTCGGGTCGATCACCGCGATGGTTTCGGTGCCGAGCGACGCCACGCGGCCGCCGTCGATGTAATGGGTTGCTGTCATTTCTTGTCTCCTCTTGGCAGGCGAATCACTGAAGTTCGGGCCAGGGCTTCTGCGCGTCGCGGATCAGCTCGAAGGCGCGGCTGAACTGCAGCACGCCCAGGTCGTCGAAGCGGCGGCCCGCCACCTGCAGCCCGATGGGCAGCCCCGCATCCGAATAGCCGCAGTTGACCGACGACGCCGGCTGCTCCGACATGTTGTAGGGCACGGTGAAGCCGATGTGCTCCAGCGAGCGCAACGGATCGTTCGTCGGCGAGGCGTGCTCCGCGGGCGCGGGCATGTTGGGCGACACCGGCGAGATCACGAAGTCGAAGCCCACGGTCGCCGCGATGGTGGCCGCGCGCGTGGCGACGAACTGGCTGTACGCGTCGAAGATGTGCGCGCCTGAAAAGCCGGCCGCGCTCTCGGCCCAGGCGTCGATGTAGGGCAGCATCT
This region includes:
- a CDS encoding aldehyde dehydrogenase family protein; its protein translation is MTATHYIDGGRVASLGTETIAVIDPSDGQRFGEIARGNAADVDAAVRAARKAMGENFDGPWGAMTALERGRLLAKLGAAVMQHHEELAQLEARDTGKALRVARNDATALARYFEYYAGACDKLHGDTLPYERGYTVLTVRMPHGVTGHIIPWNYPMQIAGRSVGASLAAGNACVVKPAEDASLSLLRLAEIATEVGFPAGALNVVTGYGSEAGAALCAHPGIDHISFTGSTVTGRSVGLAAAERHCPVTLELGGKSPQLVFADADLDAAVPVLLNAIIQNAGQTCSAGSRVLVEQSVYEEVVKRLAERFSAVRSGPPADDLDMGPLINEKQFRQVRDMVATAEANGVKVAARGTVAPSASANGFYQEAVLFRDVPADSELAQREVFGPVLAVMPFADEAEAIRLANGTDFGLVAGVWTRDGGRQLRVANKLHCGQVFINNYGAAGGVELPFGGVKSSGFGREKGFEALLGFTTLKTIAIKHG
- a CDS encoding NAD(P)-dependent oxidoreductase — protein: MNTNAQEAQEPRRVGLVGVGLMGSGIAQNIVKHGHKLTILDHPGNQPVGALLAAGATAVSDVMALAADVDVLILCVTGTPQVEAVMLGEKGALASLRPGTVVIDCSTAVPDSTTKVAQAVQAKGGKFLDAPMTRTAKEAAEGRLNLLVGGDAEVLASCLPLLRCFAENITHVGGIGAGHAMKLLHNFVSLGTVALLCEAAACAERAGVAPDVFVDVLAKGGGNGVALERVKPKLLTGSTDSLKFSMANAKKDLGYYNDMAQQSSASHGIAEAVEKLLTHGIDTFGPDRMVLDLVEALKK
- a CDS encoding LysR family transcriptional regulator, which gives rise to MRPDLDSLALFLSALESGSLSKAAEEHHMVLSAASRRIRILETEFGVPLFQRTSKGVTVTGAGESLAIHARLILRDVDRMRADLSDYAQGATGRVRLQANASAMGQFLPDDVASFRRSYPEIRVDVEEHRSVWIVQAIRDRQADVGVITGDTADTTLNFIPYRMDRLVAIVHRKHPYRNREVSFAELLDFDFVGLENDSAIARTIEDAAVAARKVLRLRVKVKSFEAVCRMIEAGMGVGILPEGAAATYRKEMGLRFLNLSDAWASRRMYLCTRQETLTFPQRRLVDHLLSRYVP